The region CGTGCTGTGCATGCCAGAGTAgccaaccacattgaatgacctgcaatGATTACTGGTTGCagaatggaatgccatctcacagcaacgtgtgaccaggctaCCGCTGTTGTGTTGCTTGAGcatagaataatggtcaatttggcacattctgtttgtgaccctactacattcacaagacgtggattcagccgtgaaaaaggtaattgttttaaatatggtgtcattgtaaagggggataaagtagctatcccttgatatgcaacacgatttGAACATGTCGCAAAAATGTTAATACTTTAAAAGCACAGTATGTCATACTACAATATGGGCAATGAATCTTGATAAAGTTCACTTTCTAGTGATATCCTGTCATTTATGTACAATCAcataataataaatgaaaatgGCAAgtaaatttgaaatacatacaaaatgtaAGATGTTTGCATGTCAAATTAGTCAAATTTGCCACTGCAGCCCCGTATGCATCCGTCATAATTGAGGTTCCCTTGATTCTTACAAATCATCATACTGTTGCTGTGGTAACCCGAGTATATGAGAAGGACTATGCAGTGTAAACGTTATTGAGTTTCAATATCTTTGGTGATaaggggtgtggggtgtgggggtcaATTTTACACCTTTTGGTACTTGATGTAGGTTGTTCATGTGAACAATCACACATATTTATCAGAAGACTTTATAATACTGTATTTCTGAACTATCTACAAATTTTCATGTCACAATTGATCAAgtgctatatatatataaactcaacccagaaagtatcgaaacgattatagatggtcagatatatcgggaactgaaatatatagcaaaaacttatttaatgtataaacagcgcagctttctccttttgatacctctttcgttgctctacgatatcatttggtcgagttatgggcgcttgagtggcttcaagtcggatgttgaaagttgcacttagctcctatgcaagccaaatgcgttgtactgtgaccatgcgtgcgacgacgaatccaggcagtgatagacagtgatggtgggcacaccaagtattgagatgtcagcagaaagagttcatgagataagtcagagataagtaaagggtagcaagtattgaagttggaagtcgaaggagtaaaataaagtgaagttcatggttaagtaaacagagcacatcggtgccCTTTAAATGAACAAAGAAATAGATGCTGCACATTTATGTGTCTCAGAATGATGATACGTTGTGACTGTCTTGTTTCCTGTCTCTGCAAATAACCGATCTCTTTAAATGATGACTccatgacgtcatggttactttGCTCAATTGTTGCTAGCCTTCacttcattgtattactaggacgccattgcactggacaatttcggcacccgggaattttgaatatggcGTGTTGTGTAGAGAGACGACTGTATGAATTGGTTTTTATGGTGAATATGAGCTTGTTTTAAATACaaccacatgattcgtgcttgataattaatcaatacggcataatgttgtgactgccggagacatcctttaaatacAAGCAAGATACAGTTCCATCTTgataaaagaaacaaattgatTAAAGAGCAACAATAAATTAACACTGCCACCTTAACTTTCTATCCGGGCTTAGTTTATGCTAAAATGGTCGTGTGCCGGTTTCATGAAATTGTCCACGTTTAGAGGCATAAACGTACGCGTGCTCGCATACCCCTACATGTGCTTAAAAGGCTAGTCTACCGATGCTTTTTCAGCTATGTATTCcattatttttaaaattggaATTTATAAATTACGGTGAGAGAAACCACTGGAGACTGACATTGTTGCTGGTCCCTGTATGTTTGGAGAGCTGATCCTAGCATAGTGAATAGCTTTCCTGTACTTGCTGATCTCAGCAACTTGTCGCTCAAAATTTGGTGTTTTCCAGaataaaaaccattataaaatTAACGACACTCGAtaactttttttaatgttttagatAACTTTAGTAAACATAATTTAAGTTACAGGATCCCCCAATCTTTTTTGCAGTAGGCACTTTTGTGGAAATTCAGGAATACCGCCATCTTCTTTTCTCATTCATTTCATGCAGTGAATAACTGTCTAGGTACTTTAACTCATGGGTAgttgtgtaatggctgcgcccatgtccCCCACATTGAATTTATCAATTCGAATTTATAAATAAGGTATACATAACTATATTTGGGGATGATTCCGACAACCGTGGACGTCCTCTGATGGTATGTTCCCATTTAGGCGGTAAAAAGTCAGATCAAAGTCAACAAACGTAAATGACTCAACCTTCACATAAACATACCCCAACCCTCTCACACACAATAGCTCGCGCACGCCCAAATAGTTTTTTCAGTTACGTTTCATGTATCCAATGTGTCATAATTTCAAAAGAAATAGAAAAACCAAGAAAGGAATAACGTGAACAGAAAGAGTTCTATTGATTTAGTCCAGGTTACGTACAAAATGATCAAAAAGATCATTCGTTTCCTCATCCCCCATTGTCTTGGAGCTGGTCCTATACAAAGAACTATTCGGACGATGATGATCGGCATAAATGCCCTGATGGAAAAGAATGGTTGAGTATGTCGCCAGTTTTGTCCAATCATAGGAGGTTGTCCCCTAATTGTAGTTCCTCTATTTTCGCTGAAGTTATTGGCGTAGCCTGTTAATGACCATTTTAGAGTCTCTACTTTGTAAGCGGATACGGGAATTCCACATTTGAAACACGACTGACGCTGACCAGCACCAGGCTGtaagaaagaaataataatatgaaaaataaaaattatataaatatataaaaagtatgatgataataatactttgcgtctgacgtcggggcaaaggcgcgacgtgattggttgctaatCTGTGCAGTACTGcattttttggtctggttgacaggacgtcatacgcaaactagtctttttaattcggtcttcaattatagaggTTGTCATGCATTGTGGCTGAAGgttgccatttgtggctgaaggCTTCCATTGTGGCTGAAGGCTGCCATTGTGGCTGAAGGCTGCCATTGTGGCTGAAGGCTGCCATTGTGGCTGAGTGCAAGTACGTCCTAAGAAAGAACCCGCTGTAGAGTTGACCCCTGGTATTTACTTTCAATGGCACGTTGCACACACTTTGGTgcattttaccaaataaaaaacattataaaattggtagtttcgagacatacTGTGtgattgagttgatgttctttatttTGCCGCGTACCTTTTACGCTGATTGCGTGGTAGCAAGTTACTAATATTGGGGTTTTAAGGGGGAGGGAGTATTGTAAATAAATCTTAACATAATCATAACTTAAAGAGGTTCCCGAAGAGGTTAGCCTATGTCTATGATGTTTGTCTGCAAGCAAGAAACCTGATTTCATTACTTCAAGTGAAAGAACCCTGGTAAAGAATGTGAACCCTTGATTTTAAAGTCATTCTTACTGTCGTGGTTCCTCGAAGGCACATCACATTCTTACTCTCCCAATGATGACCACATGGACACTGAAAGTAGCCATATCGACGTACCAAATCGTCTTGATTATCAACAAGTCGATGTAGAGACATGTTTTCAACGATGGAATTCAACAAAACGCCTCAGTATCAAAGTCGGAGTTAATATTGTTCATGTTCACCGAATGCATTTTTCTGCAGATTAATGTTTGTTGTAATGACCCCACAGTAAGAATTTGAGTCGAGTCACTATAAATAAAATCtacaattatatatatatttccgATGCAGTCTAGTCTGCACTATAAATACTAATATCTACTTCAAATGTagcggcaattatgattgtagCCAAGTCGTGGTGTTATAGACGTCGTACAAGTAGATCCACGCGCAAATACTGATCAATTCGCGTTAGATTTAGAATAATTCTGCATAAATTCAATGCAAATTGATGAAATGACAGAAAGCGTTATTTCTATTCATTGATGGTGCAATACGTTAAACTCAGTGCAACGTGACTGTACATCTGAAAGGGAATTCCCCTAACAACTAATAATAACATGTATGTTGTACAAATATAAACTCTAAACGACCCTGCAACTGCAGGTagttgttaatttcatttgaactTTGTGCCCGGGACGTCAGGAGcagatatatgtgacgtgtcatgtcaaaaggagacacttttgggcaggatcgtaaatggagaaatagccaagaATGTGCCCGGggtgatattttcacaatttaggtttgttgcgaatttgtgatgttattaatgtttaaaatattgtctgattgtttcagaccggaatataactggcatcttgtattttttgagatatttttcaaggtaattcgtacactcaacattgtcaataatatttgtataataccataacttacgaactcaatatcttcgcttaggaatgtccgatttcattggggaaaacggcgttgtggagcaaaatatctttatatttaagatatgtaaaaacctcaaaattcataatctgccaaaaaatgtctccttttgacatgacacgtcacattataGTTATCTGATAATATGATTTCATGCTCATaattacaagtaggcctataactaataattaataatttacaAGTACACTGCTCAAAAAGGGTATTATTCCACTTGAAAAGTTGCTATGATTTAAAAAACGAAAAGGGTATTGAGTAAATCAATAAAACTCGCTGAATGCAGCATGTTtgatatgtgatagctgatatattcctcaaccacgtcGATAATTTagatatgtttggtttatgcgttaaaatactcaaaaaaatcactttccgacgatacagttctttcaggaacaACCTGTAGATTTGCAAATGTTTAAGTTATTACAActcaataagaaactgaaaattgaatatgaccgacttcagactgattttgcttgatcacaccacatatgagacgatagatgcacgacagcggctaaaaacaatacctttattctcattcttaaacacttcaattcaaataatattttaatcatattaaagtataccaaattttaatcaaattaaatcctacattacttagggcttagaatcgatcagtcccgttgttgctatacacctccgattggttcaaatacaattatcgcgtcgacacgcacgcgctaaagtgtgttatatcgtgtcatattgCCGTGCGTAGTTCTGCGTAGTCAAAACTTACTTCCTTCTCTgtatgtcaccagtttagtgaTCATGCACTCCCGTGATTGCTTCCGTTTATTTAAGGGTGGGgtgtaggatttttttttctttttccaaatgcagaccttttcaagaaAAATCTTCATTCTGGTCAAAAATAGACCTAAATTTTTCCCCACTGCAATTGATATTTGGATCctattttttgataaatttcacagaaagttcatgattCGGGGTATATTTATCTAACTTGttgacattttttgccaaattttgctaTTGTTTACAGACAAAAGAGACTTTTTGCAGATTTCGCACGccaccaccaccccccccccccctccgcggGCCTGGGGGTGTTGTGGCAACGCGAAGCGGGTGAATCTCGCTATAATAATTCCACTGTACACGTGTCTACACCttagatttaagataaatagcgccatcattgttcaactttactttaaaatgactacagttttacatgccatcaaccaaatatacagggtgtctcaataagaataggccctgtggattgggGGACATTacttaaaatatcagcagtaaaattaaaatgattcaaAAAACATCTTCTATAAAATGGTGCGCAAGTCATCAAAATCAGTTCACTTGTCACTGAAataattgggaaactacaaatagactcaATTGGGCAATACACATTAACATTAATGTGTTGCATTGTTGTTTAGCCTGCTAATGAGTAGCAAAACAAATCTACCGCCATTGCACGTGTCGCAAAATTTTGACAGAAAATAGAGCAACAAATCTTCAATTCCATGCACGCAAAACTTCTTCACTGCATACATTTCACACACTACATATCTCTAAGTTTTTGCGGTGTTTTACCAAAAGTTTGTAACGAAAATGAATGTTTGTTATGAACGAACGAATGGAAGGACGGGGTACTGCTTCAGCTGGCTTCGCCGTTAAAATGTTGGCAAAAACGCGATATCCTGCGATAGTCCATGCTTAGGTGGTCTATGTCGACTTTTTTGGTTCTCGTTTAAAATTTATGAATCACGAAGCCTTGCTTATGGTATAATATTTTTAGTAACGTCTAGGGAACTAATATGGTTAGTTTTTTGGTTCAACATTTTGCTACAGCAGTAAATATCAATGAGCTTCAATGTGCActcggcatcatcatcatcatcatcgtgatTTTGGCGATGATCATCAAATTGAACATAATTTATCATCTTCTGCATTCCCATGACCATCATTATGATAATAATTAGAATCGTGTTCATAATCTTTAATAGCATgccctcctcttcctcctcaccGCCATAGTTCATGTATGTCTACACGGTTTTCCACTGAGGCATCGACCACACAGGTCTGATCTGTGAGCCTTGGTAGGGTCATTGTGACGTGCATCGTCATCTGAATCATCTACAaaagataataattattacataaatCGATGTGATAAAGATGTCCACCGTATCTCGCCACAGGAATCCTACGATACTATCTTAAACGGTCGGTTATATTTTTGAGAAGGCGCTCCTCtacatttcagaaaaatacagcacttatttttggggattaaaagaTATTATTAAGTtcagccaaatgaaacatagctcaattctAATCATTtggtactaactggagataaaaagAAAAACTTTACTATTTTACTATTAGCTTCTtgaaaaaaaagagccaaaaatcatgcatttttggcatgttttctgacaatcgagttgCAAAAATTACAGATttagaacaagtctaagcattcattGAAATGCCGAATTTCTGcactatttttcacttttttttttttttttttttttaaattctttgcaacatttataagaatgaaacatgtctttcccAAACATTAGAAAGCATAAAtccgggggagggggcacttcaatttgaaatggatataggtgtagggctgcatggcactttcgcagtaaggcgcatttggtgagagcaaaatgtacaaaatatggggtcattgggcatGTTGGGTGAGAGCAcgatttttggcattcagtgagagagAAAAGGTaaaacatatggggtcattgggtgcgaacattacctttttttaaatggaacctttgggtgagagccgaaacagcgccaccgaaacctcgaacatcgaatttccagctctaaatggcttcaaatttctttcggtttttttttcaaaataagcatgataagtaaaaaaatcagtgataaatgaaagttactgttcaaattgaaaaattagggtctttgggtgacagatcaaatggaaaaatagtggACTTCgtgtgacagaacatgtgttcgtaaacaatatggggtctttgggtgacagcgacgctgaaaagtgGGGTCTGATCTTAACAGCCCTACGCTTCACCTCCAAAgggggagtgccccccccccccccgggaggcataaattaaaattaaagtgagTCAGTTCTATATCCTCACCTTCAGATGATTCTTCGAAGCAGCTACATCCTGCATTGGATCCACAGCGTGGACACTTTAGACGTTCAACTCGGTAAGGGAACACCATTACGTCATCATTGCCTGCTTCTGCGCAACGGGAACATTCCTGACCATACAAAGCCTATTTTGACAAATCAAAGTGTCATTATTTTCATATCCCTAATTGCAACAACCCAATTGGTTTGAGTTGCCTGAGTTTCTTGTACAAATTTGTTTGGTTAACTATAATGTATCAAGTTATAATTAGTCAATGCAATTATTGCTAATTTTGGTTAAGTTAATATGTATtcaattataatattttgcagtcaaCCTTTGACAAGCGcatactaccgtgatgttgcaaagttggagctattaaaaataacaatgtattttatgctttctctcccccaccagctccaagtacagataaaatacaaaaaactgaaaaagaaaaaaaggttgGAGCTAGCAATGCGTGCGgcaaaagttcattcataaatttccactcggcaacagcagatcgcctcagcggccaatcagagacaagtgcatttcaatgcagtaaatacGAGATTTACGCCTAAaatacgctctcgtcaaaggtttactgcaaaatatcatAGCTAAATGTAATTGAGGCAAGaagttatttaaatttatttaagcaCGCTCAACAAAGTATATACATTATCATAGTGCTGAAATTACTTTTGTAGCCATTTCGTGGGTGCAAAGCTCACGCTCACCTCAAATGAATCCTTTTTGCAATACACATTGGCACTTTCCCATCGACGTCTACATGAGTCACATTTGAAGAACCCATATCGTCGCACCTCTTCCGACATTTTGAACCAACAATATCCCGCgtaaaatataaagaatatataggcctattaggttAAAGGCTTATTTTGTTTACTTTCGGAGACTACTATTATACATCGACGCTCGTTTTGGATAGTTGTGCATTTCATCATACCACACCGCTAGCTTGCGTTCACCAAAAACAAGCCCCAGAAATCAGTCTGACCATAAATAGCGCAATGCGCTTGCGCGGATTTTataattgattgacaggtgaGCTGCAATTGCCGTACATGATTACAGATTTACCGTCGTAAACTACGTGGTTTTCCCTGGACTAAGTATGTATTTTCGAAACCGCTATGCCCCACCCCTCTTGAAGAGATTTGAGCAAAAAAATAGTGGAATTGAAACCGACGCGCATTTTGTTGGGAGCCCATGTGCTTTCTCCATACGAAACCGTTGGTATACGCGCACCAAGGTGTCCATTGGACCAAGTCGAAAGACATTGACTGGCATGGCACCAATACCTCAGTGTAGGTGTGGCTTGTAGACATGGTAGACGGAAACATCTAGAATCATTTCACGATGTAGAGGTAACAACACCGAGTGCATTTAATTATGAACTTGACATGGCGGTGTGTCGTCGCAATAACTAATGACATTTTGTGCTGGTGATTGCGTGATTCAGGGGTTGATCACGCGGTTGTATACAGGGTGAGTCTGAAAGAATTATCTTTCGAAACTAAACGTTacaatattcaatttatttcatggCCTCATTATCCAATAAAATACAAAGTTTACCTGTTTTCTCTTTAaattttaattccaaaatttctCCAACAAATGTCTACTAATCCTCTTTTGATTCATGGAATTTCAGCATAGCTGGAGAGCAGGTTAAGATGGTTAATTTTGTCATCTACAGTTAATTTGAGAGAAGCCTTGGACGGGTTTACTCAATGGCGGCAGCAGTATCACAAATCTACGCTATGCTGGTGATACCACCCTAATTATAGACCGGTAGAGGAGAACTGCTGGCCCTTTTGAACCTCAATGCACTGTTACTTCATGCACAGTCTTGGCTACATGTGGCCTTGGGGTGTCAAGaagaagatagatgcatttgaTATGCTGAGAGTCTTGGAAAGACAAGACAGACATCTGGGTCCTGGATCAGATTGGCACGGACTTAAACATCAAAGAGTCCGCCATTGAGAGTAAATTGCGCGTCTTTGACCACATTGTCAGAAAGGATGATGGAGTTGAGGAGCAGATTCTTCAGGCAGCCGTGGAAGGCCATCGAGGAAGGGaacgtccatcaacatcttgcaCAAACTatgtgaagaacgtttcatcacacggaatgtatggtcAACACGCCTGGCGTctgatagaagtagatggcgtgCTCTTGCATGGGAAGAACACGACAGCAGCGCAATCatgcgccatctgacccagagagagaggCGCAATTCAAGACTATCAGGTTAATGTTTATAGAGGGTCAAATTCAAACCTGCTCATATTTTCCTATACTAAATTATTCTTCTGGTCATACATATTTATATCACTAGGGAGTGATGAGCAACAGGGTTGAAACTTGGGCTCTACAGGTCGAATTTCACAAATGCTCTGATATTTATGAGAATTGATTTATATAGCATTGTTTGTCCTGTCATAAAAACTTATTTAAATAATAGTTGACATGTACTCGATATGACCACCTCGGCATATGACCTGCTGGCTttcaacagtatgcttcgactaggcctatatatttataaatacgtatttataaatacgcacgtgattacctccgcgctgccataacagcttg is a window of Amphiura filiformis chromosome 2, Afil_fr2py, whole genome shotgun sequence DNA encoding:
- the LOC140145776 gene encoding protein ZAR1-like 1.L isoform X2; amino-acid sequence: MSEEVRRYGFFKCDSCRRRWESANVYCKKDSFEALYGQECSRCAEAGNDDVMVFPYRVERLKCPRCGSNAGCSCFEESSEAWCWSASVVFQMWNSRIRLQSRDSKMVINRLRQ
- the LOC140145776 gene encoding zygote arrest protein 1-like isoform X1, yielding MSEEVRRYGFFKCDSCRRRWESANVYCKKDSFEALYGQECSRCAEAGNDDVMVFPYRVERLKCPRCGSNAGCSCFEESSEDDSDDDARHNDPTKAHRSDLCGRCLSGKPCRHT